In Cryptococcus neoformans var. neoformans B-3501A chromosome 11, whole genome shotgun sequence, the genomic window caccatccttcccagACCCAGACCCCGGAATAGGCGTAGATGTAGACGTAGAAGGAGCAGTGGAATATCGAGGTGTAGGATCATGTAGCGGCACGAGCCTCGCCGCCCAATAATTCAAGTTTGACTCTGATGGTGCTTCCGGGTCTTCGGGGGGTTCCACTGGGTGCGAGGGTTCCTCACCGGATGCAGAGGTGGTAGTAGGAGGTTCGGCGGGCGGGGAAAGCCAGTTCATAGGTATGACGAGCATGTCGACTGCGTTGTCTCGGCAAAAGTTGGCGAGCTCGAATGCGTCCCATGGTGCTACGTTTGGAAAGAGCGGTGTCAGCATtttgaaaaggagggagTCGAggtgaaaaggaaaaaggaaggctCACCGATAAAATCCTTGGGATTGAGGTCTGTTTGAATAAAAGTCAGCTTGACCTAGTCAAGACGAAGAAAAGACTCACCCATACAAATCCCAAGTGCGACCCTTCCCAGAGGTTCAGACAAGTCAAAGTATTGAAacccatctccctctcttgCCCAATTCTTATCCGTCTCGAACCTGAACGTCTTTCTATAGTTACCCACCACTTCCCCAGTAGGAGAAACTATTACCGCCGAGTTGTATCCTACACCTTCTGCTTCGCCTTCCAATTCTTTTGGAGCTGCGTCGGCAACTTTGgttggtgaagaagagggagagcCAGAGGAGGGGATTTCCTCCGGGTACCCAGCAATTACATGACATCCTAATCTTGTAGCTAATGCCCTCGCAAGGAGCGATGTAGGTCCGATTCGAGGGGCTTCGAGGTACGGCAAGATCGAGATGGGGCTATTGAAGACGTATCCGGAGAGACACATCTCTGGgaggacaagaagatcTACGTGACCGGGTTGCATCCTTCATTGGGTTAATTGGTAAGCTAAGTctggcgaagatgatggagtaGAAGACAAGGACGTACCATTTCGTAAGCTCTTCAACTTTGGCAGCATTTTCCTTCACCCTCCCCAGCTGCATTTACACAATCGCATACGGCTTGTCAGCATGCACATTTTGGTGAGACATGGCTTAGAAACTGACTTTGACGTCGTATTGAACACATCCGACTTTCAGCGGTGTCCGACGATAGAGAGGAGCTGGGGAAGAGGGTCtcgaaggaggaagggtaGGTGTTTGTGAGGTACTCATAGGGCGTTTGAGAGACGGGGtgggaaaaaagggggTGCGGCGAAATAAGGACGTGATGGGCAGTTAATGAGGATTAGGAATAAAGTGAAATAGAATATAATAATTAGTCGAATGAACACTTGATCAAGAAGacagagagaagagactgaCGAGACGTCATCGCTTTCCGACAAGCGGGCAGCCGCAGACGATGGTCACGTAAACAACGGCGATGACCGCCAAGGAACCATCTCGCTGTATCAGTACTATACGCACTGTTGTCACTGCACGTAATACGTACTTCTCTGGAGAAACGTAGGTTTTTTGACAAAGTACAGGCGCGATTGAAAATGTGTTAGCCCCCCAGAAGACATAGTTTACCCCAGTGGTCCAAACCGTTCTACATGCAAGTTATTGAGGCAAAATCAACCCAAGGCGTCAAGGAGGAAATCAACAAAATCAAGAGATGACACCGGAATGGCGCAATTACTCCTCAACCGATATAGAATACCCTTATCCAAACAACCACCCGAGTACCCTCCGTCCCGATATCCAAGTTTAAATAAATGAAACTAGACTTCTTACCTTCTCGGCCCTGTAACTCGAGTGATGTACCCCTCACCATTATCGAAATGTCAAAAAGGAGATCACGACCGTCGAATCCTCATTTTCACCGCTAgcctccacttttctcctccacacTTTTAGACACTGTGGGAATAATGGTATCACCTCCATGCGTAGTATATAAATACAAATTCCATTCTTGTACGGAGCAAGCTCTACAATAATATTACCTTACCTCGCCTTGCGTCTCACAAGATATGGTATTCCAGTCTCCGATGCAGTCGCCCGAAATGTCCACCCAGGCGCGGCAACAAACTCCCAGTCCTGCTCCCACCaaccatctccacctccatctccatcccgCCCCTCGCACTTCGTCACACTCCAGCAACAGCGATCAAGCACTCATCAATAAGCCCGAACAGGCACACGTATGGGcggtagaagaagaaaccgaacaagaggagggaCAGGGTCTTGTCAagcgaggagaagaagtgcCCCCTGCAGTGGATACAGTATGGTGTGATTCATCTGCAGAGATTGTGCTCGTCAGTAGCGATAATGTCGCTTTCCATGTACCGGCTTATCATATCCTCTCTCAAAGGTAACCGATTTCTTGTCCCCTGCCCTGAGACGATCACTGACAAGAAAACGAAAAACAGTATCGCTCTACGTGACGCCATCCAGATCGACTCtaccttttcttcttctcgttcactttcctcttcgtcaccTATCACCATCCACTTTTCCGACGAGGAATGCGAAACCTCCGATGCCATccgccttttcctcttcctcatctctcctcaccctctcccacccgcttccccttcccagtccccctccttcccgCAGTTACACAGCCACCTccactcctcctcccctccttccactCTCGACGACTATATCCTCTCCCACCCCACCACCATTaccctccacctcctctccaccatcctcttcctccaaaaATACGACTGccccctcgccctctcccttctctccgcCCACCTCCGGCACCACGCTCTCACCAAAGCTCACATCTCCCGAGAAATCTGCGCTCTCGACCTGTTTCTCATTGGCGCCAAAACAGGGATCGAGGGATTGTGCGTCGATGCCGTCAAGGGGTACAAACCGCGAGTGGGGAGTGGGGATGAAgccgaggtggaggaagatgagcgGGCATACTCGCTCGGACTGGGATTGGGGTTGAGATATGGTACGAATGGCGAGAGTGGGAATGAGGGCGCCGATCATAGAGGAAGGCAATGTTCGACAGACAGCACCCCGTTCTCCCCGTATCAGCAACCTCTCCCCCCCTCCGGccgctcttcctctccctctggctcttcttctcctccaccaccaatGCACGACGGTCGTTACAGCTGGGGCCTCTACACAGGGCTCAACCCCTCCCATTTTCCGATCCTGGCGTGGGAAGGTTGTCCACCCCTTTTCTGTTGGGCATTGAGTAAAGCTGTGGGTGCCGCAAAGCCTGGCGATGGGCTGGGGTCGAGGTCGAGGTCAGgggtagaggaagagggagcgggaaaaggaagtggaagaaagggattgTGGGAGAAAAGGGGGGAAGTGTTGGAAGGGATCTTGGAGGAAGTTCGGTTCTTGaggtaaaaaaaaaaattgacCTAGAGGAATTTTTAGTTTAAATTCAAGATACACAGTACGCCAATATACCATACCTAGTTTAGATTCTCGAGCAAGTCCCGTGGGGAAAGTGATTCAAGGGGGGCtagaaaaagaggaaataTAGAATTGCCATCCGAGATGCAATCAAAAGTGGAATAACGAAAACCCACAAGCAAACAAAAAAGCACATACAGAAAAACCAATGCATACCATCTTATCTCGTCCCACATGTATTCTTGTTCTAATTTATCTTTGGCTAATTCTCATGCATTTCGAATTAGACGCTCGGACTCTGTGCTACTCGGTTTCTTCAGTTTGTCTGCTTCCGCTTCAAAGACTGTTGTTTGGCGTTTGCATTTGACGCTTTCAAACGACAGGCCTGAGACTGTTATAATGCTACACAACCATCAACATCCGCCCCAacagaaagaaagaaaatcAACTTACCTCGCCCAACCCGTACATCCTCTTATGATAACTAATTCTCAccaccctcttcccttgccTGCCACTCTCCTCCGCCGTCAAACCACCTCCAAATGaatcatcctttccaccatGCGAAACCACCGTTGGAGGTCCTCTCTGAATCACGTGGATCGGTACCCCATACGCCCTACTCAACGCCTGAATCTCCGGTTCGCCTCCCCACTCGCCCGTCTCCGCCACAGCTTTACAGTACTGTGCAAACCCAGAGTGTGTGATCATCCCGTCCGAAGTCGCATCGGGCGTGTCTTCCCCCGCgatggaagggaggaaCGGCATAAAATCATCAGGGTGGGAGAGCATATAGTCCGCAGCCATTCTCCGGATCGCCCGGGGGTCGGTAGCTTCCTCCACGGGGACAATACCGAGTAATCCAAGTTGGTCCCCGATAGCAGCGTACATACAGTGTCCATCCGGGGCGATCTCGAATAGTTCGCAGTTGAGGGCAATACATGCGTCGGAGATGACTTTGATTTCTTCTTGGCGCTCTTTTTCGAGCTGGGCGGTCCATTCGGGGTCGGCAGGAGGGGCAGATTCGAGGAGTGCTTCCTGTTTACGGGCCTGAAAGAAGGATTCCGCCGTTAGTAAAGGCTTGGAgtggggaaagaaaagagagacgTAGGCGATTACATTGCCGACAGGGACTGAGGAAAGGCAAGTGAGACTTACTTGGCGCTCTTCGAATCTTTGTCGACTagactttttcttcttgccgcCAGCCCCACCACCATTAGCATTAGCATACATCCCTCCACTCTTCGTTTCCTGCCCTTGCGCTGAGACGGACGATGGGGAAGGCGAAATGACCCCTCGCAGCCCGGCAGGCGAACTTGCATGCccaatttccttctctctctcgtGCATGTCCTCCAAAACAGCATTATCTTGTAGCTCCTGTGGGCTTATCCCGGCCGCAGCAGCTTGAGCTGCGGCACCATCGTCGATGGCGGGGGGTAACTGGGGTTGAGGGGAGAGGGCAGAACTAGGTGTGGTGTCGGCAGAAGGAGAGTCGGGTGTGAAGGGGGAATGGTTGGGGGAGAGGAGTTTCTTGAGTGCACGTCGTTTTGAGCCTGGCATTGAGTTTGTGttttcaagaagaagaaattgcAGCGAAGAGATGCACAGCTCTCGATCGATGACGGAGGGAATCATATATCAGCACGGCGTAAAGTAAATTCAAAAAAACCGCTTATGTAATCACTCGCCCTGTTTCGACTCCGAGCGGGACGGTTTTTATTTTTGTGTTTAAAATAGTTTATTTACCCTTAGGCTTGTTTCGCTCGTtatctttatctttagatTATGACGATCAATCGCCATACACCATGAGCGGCAGAAAAGCATATTCCTGTAAGCAGCTTGTTCTCATTCCCTTTCCCTGCTGACCCCTCCAGGCATTCCATGCCGGACAAAGAAAATAAAGGTGAccacttccatctcttcccgAGCCAGAGTCTAACTTTATAACTTTATAACTACAGTGCGATCGCCGGAAAGTATGCGGCAGATGTATACGCAAATCAGTCGAATGTATTTGGCCCGAGAACGGCGTGCcgcttgaagatgagattGGGTCTCCCGCAGAGCTCGTTCTGAGGTACCTCAACCCCTCTTTCGTTtatttcatcttctttgcaGCTGCCTCTCGAGTTTGTTGCTGATAATGATCATATTATACCAGCTCTCCAAAAAACACACCACATCATCCACAtaccctcccttcctccatcccaTCCGGTTCATCGCATCATAGCACACCCGCCAGGCCCAGCGtcctcccttcccaccctccatcctccctcGCAGcgctcctctcctcccatgCTCCTGCCCACACCCAtgctcgtcctcctcttgcATCCCACGTCAACCTTCACACTAGTCCACATCACAGCCACGGACACGGCCACATCCCCCCCAgcacctccatctccataGTCACATCCGCAACCCGTACAAGGACCcaatctctccctcccccaGCTGCCGCACCCGCCCCTCCAGTGGTCGACGTCCCACACACTGTCGTCCACGCCGAACAGCTTGATCATTCGATACTGAATGACCCCGATCCTACCGGCCCATCTTCGGGCTCCGGGTCTCCTCGTACTTCCGATCGTGCGGGCGGTACTGATGTTGCTGAAGAATCACATCCCGGCCGTCCAGGCGATAGTGATAGGGACTCCAGGGGTAAGGCAAACGGTGTGCCCGTGAATCAACCATCTAGCTCCGGATCCCTAGCAGGAAAAGATACTGGAGAAACATCTCGGGACTATACATTTATCCAACAGAGGTTTAGAGAACGAGGCGAACGAGAGGGACGAGGGGAAGCATCAAACCGTGACCATGGGGGAGCCACAAGGTCTTTTCAAGACCAAGGCGGAGGAACACGGCGAGCAGGACGAGTGGACCGGGATACACCTGCACCAGCACCAGGGACagcaataataataaaagcGGCGGACGGAGGCTCGACAAATCATGAAGCTGATACTgcggctgctgctggaggGGGAACAGgaacaggaggagggacaAGCAAGCCAAGGCGACACAGATCATATCCCTTCCACCGGGGAGGcatggatggagatgggatgGTTACAGATGAACTTATGATGGCTTTACCACCGCACTGTAAgccttttccatctcacATCTTACGCCTTCTACTGTTACGTTTGAAATCCAAAAGTCCCAAATTCAACGATTGGGATCCATTTTAATCTCCGTACGAACGAGTTACTGACATCCTcgtcccttctttcccaccTTTTTGCACTCATCCCCATCCAATTATCCGATCCATTATCTATAACCCGCCATTCTCAATACCAGCCCAAGCCGATGCCCTTGTGAGCCCTTACCCTCCCTAACCATTCCGTGGGCCACATCGAAAGACAATCATGCTAACATCACATACGTTCGATGTTCGATGCTGAATGTTTAATGGGTAGTTACGAGTCTATGTACGTCCCTttcccccttctccttcccttgccccctctttcatcttcttcatcttcccttttcGCTGCCGCCCCCCACCCCCTGCCCACACAACCGAATTACTATCCACGCACCAAACCTTCGAGAGAAGAACCCGAAAGCTAACCTTTGATTCGTTGATATATAGTTGGAACGCGTTGAATGGGTACGTTCTTTTCTCACTTTAAGCCCTCATTTCCCCTCATGTGTCGCTAacttttccctctcccctccCCCGTCCAACCCAACAGATCCACCaccccctccaccttcccaCCTTCCTAGCCCAATACAACAAATTTTGGTCCATGTCCCCCTCCCACCGCCGCTCTACCGTTCATTCACGCTGGCTTGCATTACTATACATCGTTCTCTGTCTAGGTGATCATTTCGGCGATGAGAATATGTCGACGGACGATACCTTGGAAGGGCGATTGTTGGTCGTAAGTCTCGCAATCCGTCCCCcattccccttcctccccacctctcctccccaaTGCAaaaccctcttccttctctcctcccaccGACAGAACTAAAATCCCACCCACAGGCATGCGAAGACTGTCTAGCCCACGCCGACTTTCTCGACGAACCATCTACTGAAACGATCCAGACCATCATCTGCCTCAACCTCTacctcaacaacaagaacCGCGTCAACGCTGCGCGGTCATTATTGGGTACAGCAATCAAGATGGCTATTGCTATGGGGATGTCTGTATGTCCTGTTTCTGTTCCTTTATCTTTCCTTCTATTCCCATCCCAATCCCTGTGGCCGTGTTGCTTTACACCCTAGGACATTCGTGAGGAATGTAAAGAAGACAGGCTAATGGGATGGGGGGATGTAGCGAATACCGGATGAAAGTGTATTGTACGATCCGGCCGGTGTGATCGAACGAGAGGTACGTCTTTGTACGGTGCATACGGGAGTCCCATGctcatccccttcccgaaaaaaataaatagGTTGGCCGTCGATTATGGTGGTCTCTAGTTACCCAAGATGCCTATACAGCCTCCAACAGCGGTTTCACCTACCTCATCAACCTCTCCCACGCCAGCACTGGCCTCTTCGCCAACCTGGACGACGACGAAATCCGTCCTACCGGcttccactcttcctctaaACCCCTCTCTGaaaccaccaccgccaca contains:
- a CDS encoding hypothetical protein (HMMPfam hit to CN_hydrolase, Carbon-nitrogen hydrolase, score: 43.9, E(): 4.4e-10), whose product is MSTSQTPTLPPSRPSSPAPLYRRTPLKVGCVQYDVKLGRVKENAAKVEELTKWMQPGHVDLLVLPEMCLSGYVFNSPISILPYLEAPRIGPTSLLARALATRLGCHVIAGYPEEIPSSGSPSSSPTKVADAAPKELEGEAEGVGYNSAVIVSPTGEVVGNYRKTFRFETDKNWAREGDGFQYFDLSEPLGRVALGICMDLNPKDFIAPWDAFELANFCRDNAVDMLVIPMNWLSPPAEPPTTTSASGEEPSHPVEPPEDPEAPSESNLNYWAARLVPLHDPTPRYSTAPSTSTSTPIPGSGSGKDGEGKEVVFVACNRIGEEEGSKFIGTSCVMTVSNTPSRIELVECCNISEERVMIAVV
- a CDS encoding hypothetical protein (HMMPfam hit to Fungal_trans, Fungal specific transcription factor domain, score: 49.3, E(): 1e-11), with protein sequence MSGRKAYSCIPCRTKKIKCDRRKVCGRCIRKSVECIWPENGVPLEDEIGSPAELVLSSPKNTPHHPHTLPSSIPSGSSHHSTPARPSVLPSHPPSSLAALLSSHAPAHTHARPPLASHVNLHTSPHHSHGHGHIPPSTSISIVTSATRTRTQSLPPPAAAPAPPVVDVPHTVVHAEQLDHSILNDPDPTGPSSGSGSPRTSDRAGGTDVAEESHPGRPGDSDRDSRGKANGVPVNQPSSSGSLAGKDTGETSRDYTFIQQRFRERGEREGRGEASNRDHGGATRSFQDQGGGTRRAGRVDRDTPAPAPGTAIIIKAADGGSTNHEADTAAAAGGGTGTGGGTSKPRRHRSYPFHRGGMDGDGMIHHPLHLPTFLAQYNKFWSMSPSHRRSTVHSRWLALLYIVLCLGDHFGDENMSTDDTLEGRLLVACEDCLAHADFLDEPSTETIQTIICLNLYLNNKNRVNAARSLLGTAIKMAIAMGMSRIPDESVLYDPAGVIEREVGRRLWWSLVTQDAYTASNSGFTYLINLSHASTGLFANLDDDEIRPTGFHSSSKPLSETTTATYHILKIDFSLVVRHFIDAINVDFPNASYEAIMELDLQFRQVYDSLPAPFRPDLPQPFELSYAGSKRYLVDQRIFMGITLHNRIMRLHRAYMVRGYEDPKYEYSTRVCLESAYALLDLVRQSPQTLCRWWVVLVQVWTGGLIISADLVRGARDERERRRQRDGVALAVSLLEPISRTSPVARRGLKVLRALLSRDSEVSQAQAQIQSQSQPRYQNQIQGQGQIPRKRKHSHEGDGSEERGGDGKAANKGEVDASGVRDKERSVHADEDTDRSEPSQLDLANTSLTDLEHLLRQAFPFTNPSSSSLPSVSSFVSPTAASANSAPTSGSASAPGSGSGPGPASGVSGGSGTGMGMGSGVRMGMGSVSDGGMVSNPGMGIGPTTAATSDPAAEFWQSLFSMNSW
- a CDS encoding hypothetical protein (Match to ESTs gb|CF185285.1|CF185285, gb|CF183074.1|CF183074; HMMPfam hit to OTU, OTU-like cysteine protease, score: 92.1, E(): 1.4e-24); translated protein: MPGSKRRALKKLLSPNHSPFTPDSPSADTTPSSALSPQPQLPPAIDDGAAAQAAAAGISPQELQDNAVLEDMHEREKEIGHASSPAGLRGVISPSPSSVSAQGQETKSGGMYANANGGGAGGKKKKSSRQRFEERQARKQEALLESAPPADPEWTAQLEKERQEEIKVISDACIALNCELFEIAPDGHCMYAAIGDQLGLLGIVPVEEATDPRAIRRMAADYMLSHPDDFMPFLPSIAGEDTPDATSDGMITHSGFAQYCKAVAETGEWGGEPEIQALSRAYGVPIHVIQRGPPTVVSHGGKDDSFGGGLTAEESGRQGKRVVRISYHKRMYGLGEHYNSLRPVV